A window of Aquila chrysaetos chrysaetos unplaced genomic scaffold, bAquChr1.4, whole genome shotgun sequence genomic DNA:
CagggggggggtcagggggggcaccccaaacccccctccacctccccatCATGGTCACCCCTGCCCTGAAGCACTCAGGGAGCTGGGGGACCAGGGCAGGTTCTGGGGGCCAGAGCGGGTTttggggagctggggcaggttTTGGGGAACTAgggagggttttgggggggggccgggTCCCCCACCTCGGCCTCCTGCAGCAGGACGAGCGCGGGGCTCCAGCAAACCACCCGCCGGTCTTTGCCGCCGCCGCTCAGCACCGTCCCGTCTCGCCGGCGGCACAGGGCGAAGATGCTGCCCTCGTGTGCCCGGGTTTGCTGCCCGATCTGGTACGTCTCTGCGGAATCGGGGTCAGCCCCCACAGCTGCCCCACGGTCCcttgtcccccatcccaccatcCCCATCCCCCACCTTTGCCGCCCTTCCCCGGTGTGCGGCCGTCTCCAGCGGCACGGGTCCAGGTCAGGATGTTGCCCTCGGAATCGCCCGTCAGCACGTCCCCGGCAGCATCAAAGATGAAGCACTGGATGAACTTGGGCTTCTTGTACTTCTGCAGGGTCGGGGGAAAGACAGCAGCATCAGCACaaacccgcccccccccagctccccccagccccctggggcaccccccctcaccccaaaGATGCCCTGCTTCTTGGTGAGCGTGGCCCCGCTCCAGGTCCAGAAGTAGACGTGGGACTTGCCGCTGGTgatgatgctgctgctgtcctgggggTTGAACTCCACCGTCAGCACCGACTCGTTCGTGCTCTATGAGGCGGGGGGGACACAAACTGTCAGCCTGGATGCCtgggaccccccaccccagctgctgGGGTTCCCCCCACTCCGtccggacgcctgggtcccctcACCTTCACCTCCGCCTGCTTGGTGCCGCGGGCGCAGTCCCACACCGACATCATGTGCTCGTTAGAGTCGTCCACCACGCAGAGGTAAGCGCCTTGGTCCTGGGGGGACAGGGGTGAGGGGGACGGATGCAggatgggggggacacacagagGGACGGGGGGACAGGGACTCACGGCGGTGGAGAAGGCGAGGGAGCCCACGCCCCGCTCGAAGCTGCCGAGGCCGATCTGCTGCAGCGTGAGCAGCGTGGCCGAGTCCCAGATGTGCACGATGGGCTGCAGCGGCTGCGGGGACAGCGTGGGTCGGGGGTCCCAGGGGGTCCCATCCCACGGTGGGGGGGATATATatccccatcccatcctgtCCACGTCGCCATCCTGTCCCTGCCGCCATCCTATCTTCATCCCATCCTATTCCCACCCCATCCCCGACTCTGTCTCtgtcccatccccatcctcatcccatCCCCATCTTCGTCCCATCCCCATCTTCATcccatccccgtccccgtcccatCCTCGTCCCATCCCCGTCTCTGTCCCATCCTCGTTCCATCCCCGTCTCCGTCCCATCCTCATCCCATCCCCGTCTCTGTCCCATCCTCATCCTTGTCCCATCCTCATCCTTGTCCCATCCCCGTCTCCATCCTGTTCCCATCCCCGTCTCTGTCCCATCCTCGTTCCATCCCCGTCTCCGTCCCATCCTCATCCTTGTCCCATCCCTGTCTCCATCCTgttcccatccccatcccagtcCCGTTCCCGAACccattcccatccccatcccacgCCATACCTTGCCGTCCTTGTCGACGCCGGCCGCCTGCCCCGTGGCAACGCGGAGGCGGTCGGGGTGCACGGCCAAGCTGCGGGGGGAAGTAGGGGgtaaggcggggggggggttgtggaATGGAGACGGGGGACATCCCCCCCCACCCGGGGCTCACCAGCGCACGCAGTCGCTGTGGCGCAGGTAGTGGCGCTGGCGGCGGCGCGGGACGTGCAGGAGGATGACGACGCAGGCGATGAAGTACACCAGCTCGCCCGAGGCCAGCACGTGCAGGTTGGAGCGGCTGTCCCGGCCCCGGTACCCGTAGCTGGGCTCCGTTAAGGGATGCAACTGGTGTGGTGGGTGgggaccccccctgcccccaaaggGGGACCCCCACGTGGGGATGGGGACCCCCAGATGGAGACCCCAGAGAGGGATAGGGACTCCCAGAGGCGGATGGGGATGGGGTCAGGGATGGGACCCCCAAAGATGGATGGAGACCCCCAGATGGAGACCCCAGAGAGGGATGGGGACCCCCAGGGatggatggggatggggaccccCAGATGGGGACCCCAGAGAGGGATGGAGACCCCAGAGAGGGATGGGGACCCCCAGATGAGGACACCAGAGAAGGATGGGGACCCCCAGAGatggatggggatggggatggggtcAGGGATGGGACCCCCAAAGATGGATGGAGACCCCAGAGAGGGATGGGGACCCCCAGATGAGGACACCAGAGAAGGATGGGGACCCCCAGAGATGGATGGGGATGGGGTCAGGGATGGGACCCCCAAAGATGGAGGGAGACCCCAGAGAGGGATGGGGACCCCCAGAGAGGGACAGGCACACCCaaatggggacagggatggggctggggacccccaggttggggggggagggggggcatgTGGATGGGACACGCCATGGGgggtcgccccccccccccccccccgcggtgcAGGATACACCCAGTCGAGCTGGAGGCGCTCGGGGGGCAGCTCGGCCCGCAGCCCCCCGTAGGGGCCCAGCCCCGAGGGCACGTACATGGTGATGGGGCGGCCCCGCAGGAACATCTTCACCGACACCCCCTCTGTGGGGCGGGGACGCCGGGGGTCACCCCacggcccccggcccccgccccatggacggacggacggaccGATGCCCCCGAGCCTCACCCAGGTTGTAGTTCCCGCGGCGCGACCCTGGGGAGGGAAACGGTGTTATGCCCCAAAAATGagccccctgcaccccagtAATGAcccgacccccccccaccctgcaccccaaaaatgacacacacacccccccccccccggccccccagcacccacctgggCTCAGGGTGGGCTCCTTCGGGCGGCTGCCAGGGAGAGGTGGCGTCAACGGGGGAGtgtgggggtgcaggggggatGAGAGGGCTTGgagggggggtgagggggtgcAGCGGGACGGAGGGGGGGCgtgggggtgcaggggaagTTTGTGGGTGCAAGGGGAtgagggggtgcaggggggatGAGGGGGTGCAGGGGATCTGTGGGAGCGCAGAGGCGATGGGGGGGTGCAGGCGGGGTTGGGGTGCAGGGAGGACAaagggggtgcggggggggacTGTGGGGATGCAcggtgggtttgggggtgcgggggggggcccCCACCTCTCGGGGCTCCCCGCCTGCAGCAGGAGGTTGGCGGACGAAGCCGCTTTCCTGCTCAGGCGCTGCCGGGGGCTGGCGCTGCCGGAGGAGGAGCTGTGCCTGCgcaggctgggggggacggggggggacatggggggcaggggggggacaggggggacggggggacaCCGTCAGTGAAGGGttaacaccccccccgcctctcatatcccccccaaatcccaccctAACCCCGACACCATCCTCCCCGCGGACCCAGGCAATtggtccccagcccctctcccccatAGCCCCCCACTTTCCCAGCGGACCCAGGCATccaggcagcccccagccctctccccgcagcccccccccccactgccagcAGACCCAGGCatccaggaccccccccccccagccctcctgctcccccagcagTCCCAGACATCGGGGACCCCCATCCTCACAGCTCTTTGCGGGCACCCCgtggggccgggctgggggctgccgggggggaATCGGGAGCCGGGGGCTCCGGGGAGGCTGGGGTGGGTGccggggggcacgggggggacCCCGGAGGGGGTGGTTCCTGGGGGGTCCCCTGGTCCCCGCTGGCTCCCGGCGCCTCCGGGCTTGGGGCTGTCTCCTCCGTCTGCGTCCCCACGCTGATGGTTtgaggggggccggggggggcaagggggggCCCATTGGGgtccagctgcaggcagggctccGGGATGGCACCGTtggctggggaggtggggaaaggggTCAGCacctgagaccccccccccatcaccccgcagacccaggtgtctggggggggggaatgatgGCGACACCCAGACTTCCAGACAAGGGACCCCatggcgggggccgggggggggggggggcgaacCGCGGCGTCGAGGCCTCACCGTGGGGCAGGTGCCGCAGCAGCCGGGGCAGGTGCTGGTCGTAGAGGCCGAGGCGTCGTAGGGCGTCCGCCAGCGCCGCTTTCACCAGCGCCAGCTCCTCTTCGAGGCGTCGCAGCCGCAGCTCCAGGGGGGCcggcgggctggggggggcccGGGTCACCTGCGGGAGGGGAGAAGGTGACACGGTGCTGCTTGGGGATGCAGGTGCCTGGGGACCCCTGTGTcacgcgcccccccccccccctccccccagcacccagggacccaggtgtctggggACCCCTGTGTCACCCacctgccgcccccccccccccagcacccaggggtcCGGGGACCCCTGTGtcagcccccccagcacccagggacccaggcatccgggGACCcgtgtcaccccccccccccccgacaccaGCACCCAGAGGTCCAGGTGTCCCGGGGACCCCTGTGTCACCcgccccccagcacccagggacccaggcatctgggGTCCCgtgtcacccccccccagcacccagagaCCCGGGTGTCCCCGCTCCACCCCCACACACCGCactgccccagggacccccccccactgccccaggGACCCCTGCTGTTGCAGGGACCCAGCCATCTGGGTGCCCCCataacccccccccagcctctccccctCCCAGGACCTGGCATGGACCCAGGCGTCTGGGGACCCGTGTcaccccccgccaccccccagcacccaggggtcTGTGGtgtcacacccccccccccccagcacccagagaCCCGGTTTCCCCACTCCACCCTCACGCACCCCACCGCCCCAGGGACCCCCTCactgccccagggaccccccctgTTGCCCCAGGAACCccccctgctgctgcagggacccAGCCATCTGGGGTCCTGTgtcacccacccccccccagcacccaggggtcAGTGTCacctcccccagcacccagaggCCGGGTTTCCCCACTCCACCGCCATGCACCCCACtaccccagggacccccccccccactgccgcagggaccccccccactgccccaggGACGCTGCCATCCagataccccccccccccccagcctctcctctccccaggaCCTGGCATGGAGCAGGCGTCCGGGGACCTATggcaccccccccagcaccctggggtcTGGGGACCCCTgtgtcacccccccccagcgcccAAACACCCAGTTTCCCCATTCCACCCCACCGCCCCAGGGACCCCCTCactgccccagggaccccccctgTTGCCCCACGGACCCCCCCCGCTGCCACAGGGACCCAGCTATcctggtcccccccccccagcctctctccccaccccggGACCTGGCATGGACCCAGGCGtccagccgccccccccccaacaccccagACCCCATTTCTGGGGTATGTGGGGccaccctggggctggggggggggggtggtgggagcagCAAGGGCTCCctggggtgggtggtggggtggAGCAGGGGGTCTCCCCCAaacacagccccccccccttccattAACCCCTGGCTGCCCGTGGAGGGGGGGGTCAGGCTCACCGCGGAGGCCGCCATCCGTCTCGGGCTCCATGGCGAGCGGGGGCCCACGCGAGGCCTCGACCGCGGCCTCCGGCTTTCGCCGCCCCAGGAAGCGCCGCGGCGTCGCCGAGTCATTTCCCCTTCGCCGCCCCGGCCTGATCCTGCGCCCGCCGCTGCCTCCATGGagaaaaagtgtgtgtgggggggggcagaatgGGGAGCAGGCCTCTGGGGGCACCCATgcaccccactgccccccccccccaacacccagGGACCTGGGTATCCCAGGGGGACCCCGCTGTCTGggtgacaccccccccaaacccactgacaccccccccacaccaaGGGACCCACCGCCCCGGTAGCTGCGTCACGCTGGttgtacccccccccccccgccatgctGGGGCACCCCAGGATTTGGGGTGAGGGGCTATGGGTGCCCCGTCGGGCACAGTCACGACCCACCACCCTTTTCCatcatgccccccccccccccccccatgttgCTGTCTCCCCGGGGGTGGGCGAtgggacagggcagggagcagcccgTCGCCCCGATAATTCACCctgccatggggctggggggacccccatcaccccccccaccccactcgGGGTGGGGGGCCTCAGGCCCGGATGCCTGGATTTGCCACAGTGGGGTGGTGGAGTGTGGGGGGGTGGCACCCCCATAACCGTGGGGCAGCCCCCACCCGCCCGGTTTCAGGACGAAGCGGGGCGCTGCATCCCggcaccccaaacccacaacaaaGGGTGCCGGCGGCCCCGATTCATCCCGAAAGTGAAACGTCGCCTGCATAGGGGACCCAGGCGTTCGGGTGCTGCACCCAcaccccctaccccccccccccccccaaaaaaaaccccaaccttggGCAGGGATGGCGATCCAGGCATCCGGGCACGGCCAACCCCACGGGCCAGCAGAGAGATGCCAGTGTCCGGCTCTACAGACCCCACTGAGGGGACCCAGctaccccccccaaaaccagggCACAGACCCAGGCGTCTGGGTGCtgcacccccccacccaggctGGCTCAGGGACTCGCATCCAGGCTCGTTGCGCACCCCCCCGGGACTGGGATCGGGATGCCTGGGTGCTGTGCACCCCCCACACCGGGATACTGGGGTGCCCTTTCCATCCCTCCCCCCTCCTTGCTCCTGCCCCCCCCAGGGGCAGGTTGGCCCCGCTTTGCCCTCCCacaggggtgggtgggtgctggggggggggggcaggtgtgAGCCGGGGCCGCATCCTGCACAGTCATAGCGCAAGCGGGTTCGGGGCTGCGCCTCCGGGAACAGCCTCTGCTCCGTGTGCGCCGGCTCTCGCCTCGGcgaggggacggggacagggcGAGACCCCCCCCCGCTGCAGGTACGGCGGGGGCCCGGGTGCCTGGGTCCCCTTTGGGAGATGACGGGGGTCATGGGGTGGTCCCGGGACCGCTGGGTCCCTTGAGGGGGGACAACAGGGTGGTCCCGGGACCCCTGGGTCCCTTTGGGAGACGATGGGGGTCATGGGGTGGCCCAGGGATGGTTGGGGAGACAACGGGGGCCATGGGGTGGTCCCGGGACTGCTGGGTCCCTTGGGGGGACAACGGGGTCCATGGGATGGCCAAGGGACCACTGGGTCCCTTGGGGGGG
This region includes:
- the EML3 gene encoding echinoderm microtubule-associated protein-like 3 isoform X2, whose protein sequence is MEPETDGGLRGDPGPPQPAGPPGAAAATPRRGAGAGESGAGGRPTTPRPLRPAPAPAAAAPAPRLRRHSSSSGSASPRQRLSRKAASSANLLLQAGSPESRPKEPTLSPGSRRGNYNLEGVSVKMFLRGRPITMYVPSGLGPYGGLRAELPPERLQLDWVYGYRGRDSRSNLHVLASGELVYFIACVVILLHVPRRRQRHYLRHSDCVRCLAVHPDRLRVATGQAAGVDKDGKPLQPIVHIWDSATLLTLQQIGLGSFERGVGSLAFSTADQGAYLCVVDDSNEHMMSVWDCARGTKQAEVKSTNESVLTVEFNPQDSSSIITSGKSHVYFWTWSGATLTKKQGIFGKYKKPKFIQCFIFDAAGDVLTGDSEGNILTWTRAAGDGRTPGKGGKETYQIGQQTRAHEGSIFALCRRRDGTVLSGGGKDRRVVCWSPALVLLQEAELPERFGAVRTIAEGPGDELLVGTTRNALLRGTLATGFTPIVQGHTDEVWGLATHPSCCLFLTCGHDRQLCLWDGQEHALAWSLALEDTGLCADFHPGGQVVAVGLLTGRWLVLDTATQQPLAGGSDGNEQLSVVRFSPDGSFLAIGSHDNFIYIYSVTEGGRKYTRFGRCTGHSSFITHLDWSKDGRFVMSNSGDYEILYWDVAGGCKLLRNRFESRDREWASYTCVLGFHVFGVWPDGSDGTDINSLCRSHHERVVAVADDFCKVHLFQYPCARPKAPSHVYGGHGSHVTNVRFTHDDGHLISLGGKDTSVFQWRVLGGPPPPCSRSPSAPEPGGDPDPR
- the EML3 gene encoding echinoderm microtubule-associated protein-like 3 isoform X1 — its product is MEPETDGGLRGDPGPPQPAGPPGAAAATPRRGAGAGESGAGGRPTTPRPLRPAPAPAAAAPAPRQRCHPGALPAAGPQWAPPCPPRPPSNHQRGDADGGDSPKPGGAGSQRGPGDPPGTTPSGVPPVPPGTHPSLPGAPGSRFPPGSPQPGPTGCPQRAPAQAQLLLRQRQPPAAPEQESGFVRQPPAAGGEPREGRAAGTTTWVRLGGIGPSVRPWGGGRGPWGDPRRPRPTEGVSVKMFLRGRPITMYVPSGLGPYGGLRAELPPERLQLDWVYGYRGRDSRSNLHVLASGELVYFIACVVILLHVPRRRQRHYLRHSDCVRCLAVHPDRLRVATGQAAGVDKDGKPLQPIVHIWDSATLLTLQQIGLGSFERGVGSLAFSTADQGAYLCVVDDSNEHMMSVWDCARGTKQAEVKSTNESVLTVEFNPQDSSSIITSGKSHVYFWTWSGATLTKKQGIFGKYKKPKFIQCFIFDAAGDVLTGDSEGNILTWTRAAGDGRTPGKGGKETYQIGQQTRAHEGSIFALCRRRDGTVLSGGGKDRRVVCWSPALVLLQEAELPERFGAVRTIAEGPGDELLVGTTRNALLRGTLATGFTPIVQGHTDEVWGLATHPSCCLFLTCGHDRQLCLWDGQEHALAWSLALEDTGLCADFHPGGQVVAVGLLTGRWLVLDTATQQPLAGGSDGNEQLSVVRFSPDGSFLAIGSHDNFIYIYSVTEGGRKYTRFGRCTGHSSFITHLDWSKDGRFVMSNSGDYEILYWDVAGGCKLLRNRFESRDREWASYTCVLGFHVFGVWPDGSDGTDINSLCRSHHERVVAVADDFCKVHLFQYPCARPKAPSHVYGGHGSHVTNVRFTHDDGHLISLGGKDTSVFQWRVLGGPPPPCSRSPSAPEPGGDPDPR